The Sinomicrobium kalidii genome contains a region encoding:
- a CDS encoding arylsulfatase: MYPKPLLILFLVVMISGCRTKEKEPREDKRPNIVLIMADDLGFSDLGCYGGEIQTPNIDWLAENGLRFTQFYNTSRCCPTRASLLTGLYNHQAGIGHMTTDEGKEGYRGHLTKTSVTLAEVLKSAGYHTGMTGKWHVSNTVVQESPEKQLNWLNHGEEHPLFAPVEQYPVNRGFEKYFGNIWGVVNFFDPFSLVNGTEPVKTVPENYYHTDAINDTASAYIREFSRNREPFFLYVAHTAPHWPLHALPEDIAKYEDTYKVGWDTIRQQRYQKLVASGILDSTRYPLPPRWKDELKWENNPHAEWDARAMAVHAAMIDRMDRGIGHILETLRETGEMDNTLIVFLSDNGASPENSMQYGPGFDRPGRTRSGEQIAYPVNKDVLPGPETTFGSIGPRWANVSNTPFNYWKSESFEGGVHTPVIAFWPEGINTDKGGVTEQVGHVMDVMATFIDIAGTEYPETYQGNQITPLQGKSLKPVFEGKKRKGHPVLFNEHEGGRFVRTSGWKLVAPDTKSPWELYRIKTDRTETENVAARYPEVVKRLDSLWQDWAAKNHVIRQ; this comes from the coding sequence ATGTATCCCAAACCGCTCCTTATCCTCTTTTTGGTTGTTATGATTTCGGGTTGCCGGACAAAAGAAAAGGAACCCCGGGAAGATAAGCGACCTAACATCGTCCTTATTATGGCCGATGACCTCGGTTTTTCCGACCTCGGTTGTTACGGAGGGGAAATACAGACTCCAAATATTGACTGGCTGGCAGAGAACGGGCTGAGGTTTACACAGTTCTACAATACTTCCAGGTGCTGCCCTACCAGGGCGTCCCTGCTTACGGGATTGTACAACCATCAGGCCGGTATCGGGCATATGACTACCGATGAAGGAAAGGAAGGCTACCGGGGGCACCTGACCAAAACTTCGGTTACACTTGCCGAAGTATTAAAATCTGCGGGATATCACACCGGGATGACTGGCAAGTGGCATGTATCCAATACCGTAGTGCAGGAAAGCCCGGAAAAACAGCTGAACTGGCTGAACCACGGAGAAGAACATCCCCTGTTTGCCCCTGTGGAGCAATATCCGGTTAACCGGGGTTTTGAAAAGTATTTCGGGAACATCTGGGGAGTGGTGAATTTTTTCGATCCGTTCAGCCTGGTAAACGGTACCGAACCCGTGAAGACAGTACCTGAAAATTATTACCATACCGATGCCATTAACGACACCGCTTCCGCATATATTCGTGAATTCAGTAGGAACAGGGAACCTTTTTTCCTCTACGTGGCCCATACCGCCCCGCACTGGCCGTTACACGCCCTGCCCGAGGATATTGCAAAATACGAGGACACCTATAAGGTCGGTTGGGATACCATAAGGCAGCAACGGTACCAAAAACTGGTTGCTTCCGGAATATTGGATTCCACCCGTTATCCCCTTCCGCCCAGGTGGAAGGACGAACTGAAATGGGAAAACAACCCCCATGCCGAATGGGATGCGAGGGCAATGGCCGTTCATGCTGCCATGATAGATCGAATGGACCGGGGCATAGGGCATATCCTGGAAACACTCCGGGAAACCGGCGAAATGGATAATACGCTTATTGTTTTCCTGAGTGACAACGGCGCCAGCCCCGAGAACAGTATGCAGTACGGTCCCGGGTTCGACAGGCCGGGCAGGACCAGAAGTGGGGAACAGATCGCATATCCCGTGAATAAGGATGTGCTTCCCGGTCCTGAAACCACTTTCGGCTCCATAGGCCCCCGCTGGGCCAATGTGTCCAATACCCCGTTCAATTACTGGAAGTCGGAGTCTTTTGAGGGCGGGGTGCATACGCCCGTGATTGCCTTTTGGCCTGAAGGGATCAATACGGATAAAGGAGGTGTTACGGAACAGGTGGGCCATGTCATGGATGTTATGGCCACTTTTATCGACATAGCCGGAACAGAATATCCTGAAACCTATCAGGGAAATCAGATCACCCCTTTACAGGGGAAAAGCCTGAAGCCCGTATTTGAAGGAAAAAAACGAAAAGGACATCCCGTCCTGTTCAATGAGCATGAAGGAGGACGCTTTGTCCGTACATCCGGTTGGAAACTCGTTGCCCCCGATACAAAGAGCCCCTGGGAACTGTACCGTATAAAAACCGACCGCACGGAAACGGAAAATGTAGCTGCCCGGTATCCGGAAGTAGTGAAACGCCTGGACAGTCTCTGGCAGGACTGGGCGGCAAAGAATCATGTGATACGGCAATAA
- a CDS encoding aldose epimerase family protein, whose translation MKKIRICILLVLSIGFVACKQGTKGKENTKDTGHGVDHPLLETKTFDTVINNKKVGLYWIKTDSIKAAFTNYGGRIVGLWVPDKNGNMTDVVVGFKDIAGYVHSTEPYFGATIGRVGNRIAKGKFTLNGRKYNIPVNNGENALHGGKKGFQDVVWSAEQPDGQTLILRYTSPDMEEGFPGNLKVKVTYAVTDDNRLKMKYEATTDKPTPVNLTNHAFFNLNGEGSGTVLQHRVKFYADTFTPVDKGLIPTGEIRAVAGTPFDFTDFHTIGERIEADNTQLKHGGGYDHNFVLNGTESRGMNHAATIIGDKTGITMNVYTEEPGIQFYSGNFMQGKNTFKSGVKDDFRTAFALEPQHFPDAPNQPEFPSITVQPGEKYHTVSVYRFSTETAK comes from the coding sequence ATGAAAAAAATCAGGATATGCATTTTACTGGTTCTCAGTATAGGCTTTGTAGCCTGTAAACAGGGAACAAAAGGAAAGGAAAACACAAAGGATACCGGTCATGGTGTTGATCATCCGTTGTTGGAAACAAAGACATTCGATACTGTTATAAACAACAAAAAGGTAGGCCTGTACTGGATTAAAACCGACAGTATAAAAGCAGCTTTCACCAACTACGGAGGCCGTATAGTAGGGCTTTGGGTGCCCGATAAGAACGGTAATATGACCGATGTAGTGGTCGGTTTTAAGGATATTGCAGGATATGTCCATTCCACCGAACCCTATTTCGGGGCTACCATCGGCCGTGTGGGCAACCGTATCGCAAAGGGAAAATTTACCCTGAATGGCAGGAAGTACAATATTCCCGTAAATAACGGGGAGAATGCATTGCACGGCGGTAAAAAAGGATTTCAGGATGTAGTGTGGAGTGCCGAACAACCCGATGGTCAAACACTGATATTGCGCTATACCTCACCCGATATGGAAGAAGGCTTTCCGGGAAATCTGAAAGTAAAGGTTACCTATGCTGTTACCGATGATAACAGGCTGAAAATGAAATACGAAGCAACTACCGATAAACCCACTCCGGTGAACCTTACCAATCATGCCTTTTTCAACCTGAACGGCGAAGGCAGTGGGACCGTGCTGCAACACCGGGTGAAGTTTTATGCCGATACGTTTACCCCGGTAGACAAAGGCCTTATTCCCACCGGGGAGATCAGGGCGGTAGCAGGTACCCCTTTCGATTTTACGGATTTTCATACCATTGGGGAGCGTATAGAAGCCGATAATACCCAGCTGAAACACGGGGGCGGTTACGATCATAATTTTGTACTGAACGGTACGGAATCCCGGGGAATGAACCACGCTGCGACCATTATCGGGGACAAGACAGGCATTACAATGAACGTCTATACCGAAGAACCCGGCATACAGTTTTACAGCGGTAATTTTATGCAGGGAAAGAACACATTCAAAAGTGGCGTGAAGGATGATTTTCGTACGGCTTTTGCCCTGGAACCCCAGCACTTTCCCGATGCGCCGAACCAACCGGAATTTCCGTCCATAACAGTACAACCCGGAGAAAAGTATCATACGGTATCCGTTTATCGTTTTTCAACCGAAACCGCCAAATAA
- a CDS encoding glutaminase family protein, translating to MKKLLGIISAILISQAGYGQERQAPAYPLVTHDPYFSIWSFTDAVNASPAKHWTGTDQSLLGLIKVDGKTYRFLGKEGINYGDVLPASDSEGYKAKVTETDPGKGWEKTTYDDSDWTSAPAPFGDNDQAGTSWKSNDLWYRRSFDLAEVPSGEILLKLHHDDNVKVYINGDMVYECECWNNESEYYEIPDRIRKKLKKKGNVMAVHVRNTAGGQWLDAGIAEKIEPKDKAVAAQQKAVNLSATQTTYTLECGPVDVDLTFTSPLLMDDLDLFARPVSYISVKTTPKDGKSHKVQVYFGASSALASNVPGQLMTAEKSATESLSLLKAGTVEQPVLEKKGDNLRIDWGYMYVAAPEAAGTVQNVSSGTEATEHFISGKVTENSVKEGKQLMLNTVFPEEEITSEKEHLILLGYDDIYSIQYFEQNLRPWWNRDGNNTIRGELDKAYAEYEEVIGKCRDFDRDLHAKAVAAGGEKYAGICEIGYRQSIAAHKLVESPDGELLFLSKENFSNGCINTVDVTYPSAPLYLMYNPKLMEGMLTGIFYYTESGRYDEPFPAHDIGTYPKANGVVYGEPMPVEESGNMIILTAAIARAEGNAGYAKKHWKTLTTWANYLADKGFDPGNQLCTDDFAGHLARNANLSVKAIVALGCYGYLADQLGYKDVAEKYTTMARGMTKKWMDLADAGDHYALTFDDSNTWSQKYNLVWDKVLDLDLFPREVYRKEIAYYLKKQNKYGLPLDNRSDYTKSDWILWTATLADSEAGFKALADPVYDFATQTKDRVPMSDWHFTSSGDVRGFQARSVVGGYFIKLLEEKWKNK from the coding sequence ATGAAAAAATTACTCGGAATAATATCCGCAATTCTTATCAGCCAGGCAGGCTACGGCCAGGAAAGACAGGCCCCGGCGTATCCCCTGGTAACACACGACCCTTATTTCAGCATCTGGTCCTTTACCGATGCGGTCAATGCATCGCCCGCAAAACACTGGACAGGTACAGACCAGTCATTGCTCGGACTTATAAAAGTAGACGGCAAAACCTATCGTTTTCTCGGGAAGGAAGGCATAAACTACGGGGATGTACTTCCGGCTTCGGACAGTGAGGGCTATAAAGCCAAAGTCACGGAAACTGACCCGGGAAAAGGCTGGGAAAAGACAACGTATGACGATTCGGACTGGACCTCGGCGCCTGCTCCTTTCGGCGACAATGATCAGGCCGGGACCTCCTGGAAAAGTAATGACCTGTGGTACAGGCGATCATTTGACCTGGCTGAGGTTCCGTCCGGTGAGATCCTGTTAAAGCTTCATCATGACGATAATGTAAAAGTATATATCAATGGCGACATGGTATATGAATGTGAATGCTGGAACAACGAATCCGAATACTATGAAATTCCCGACAGGATTCGTAAAAAACTGAAGAAAAAAGGAAACGTAATGGCCGTTCATGTGCGGAATACCGCAGGAGGGCAATGGCTGGATGCCGGAATTGCAGAGAAAATCGAACCAAAGGACAAAGCCGTTGCGGCGCAACAGAAGGCCGTAAACCTTTCGGCCACACAAACTACCTATACGCTGGAATGCGGACCGGTAGACGTAGACCTCACCTTTACTTCCCCCTTACTGATGGATGATCTCGACCTTTTTGCCCGTCCTGTGTCCTATATTTCCGTAAAAACCACTCCCAAAGACGGTAAATCCCATAAGGTACAGGTCTATTTCGGGGCGTCTTCCGCTCTGGCATCTAATGTACCGGGGCAGTTGATGACTGCTGAAAAATCCGCTACGGAAAGCTTATCCCTGCTCAAAGCCGGGACCGTAGAACAACCTGTCCTGGAGAAAAAGGGAGACAACCTTCGTATCGACTGGGGATATATGTATGTAGCCGCTCCTGAGGCGGCGGGAACTGTACAGAATGTATCATCCGGGACCGAAGCCACGGAACATTTCATATCAGGTAAGGTGACCGAAAATTCCGTGAAGGAAGGAAAACAACTGATGTTGAATACCGTTTTCCCGGAGGAAGAGATCACTTCGGAAAAGGAACACCTGATATTGCTGGGGTATGACGACATCTATTCCATACAGTACTTCGAACAAAACCTGCGCCCCTGGTGGAACAGGGATGGTAATAACACCATTCGGGGCGAACTGGACAAGGCCTATGCGGAATATGAAGAGGTAATCGGGAAATGCCGGGATTTTGACCGTGATCTGCATGCAAAGGCCGTAGCCGCTGGCGGCGAAAAATATGCCGGAATATGTGAGATCGGTTACCGTCAGAGTATTGCCGCACATAAACTGGTGGAAAGCCCGGACGGAGAATTGCTGTTCCTCTCCAAGGAGAATTTCAGTAACGGATGTATCAATACTGTAGATGTAACCTACCCGTCAGCCCCGCTTTACCTCATGTACAATCCGAAGCTAATGGAAGGCATGCTCACCGGGATTTTCTATTATACGGAAAGCGGCAGGTATGACGAGCCTTTTCCGGCACACGATATAGGAACATATCCGAAGGCGAACGGGGTGGTATACGGCGAACCCATGCCGGTAGAGGAATCCGGGAACATGATCATACTCACAGCTGCCATTGCAAGGGCCGAAGGCAATGCCGGTTATGCAAAGAAACACTGGAAAACCCTGACCACCTGGGCCAATTACCTCGCCGATAAAGGATTTGATCCCGGTAACCAGTTGTGTACGGATGATTTTGCCGGGCACCTGGCCAGAAATGCCAACCTTTCCGTAAAAGCCATTGTGGCCCTCGGATGCTACGGATACCTTGCCGATCAGTTGGGGTATAAGGACGTCGCCGAAAAATATACCACAATGGCCAGAGGAATGACCAAAAAGTGGATGGACCTGGCCGATGCCGGGGATCATTATGCATTGACCTTTGATGACAGCAATACCTGGAGCCAGAAATACAACCTGGTGTGGGACAAGGTACTCGATCTCGATCTGTTCCCCCGTGAAGTCTACAGGAAGGAAATAGCCTACTACCTGAAAAAACAGAACAAATACGGCCTGCCCCTCGATAACAGGTCGGACTATACTAAATCTGACTGGATACTCTGGACCGCTACTTTGGCTGATTCCGAAGCCGGGTTTAAAGCGCTGGCCGATCCGGTTTATGATTTTGCCACCCAAACAAAAGACCGGGTGCCCATGAGCGACTGGCATTTCACCTCCAGCGGCGACGTCAGGGGATTCCAGGCCAGGAGTGTCGTAGGTGGTTATTTTATAAAACTGCTGGAAGAAAAATGGAAAAATAAGTAA
- a CDS encoding PA14 domain-containing protein, whose protein sequence is MKRKLLYSLLAGILSILYAGAQTIPRVEGSPYPFSAVPDRLFLTSENYSPSERIALQTLMGVIARDKPEILRDTHGHRELVEKAGITIDDTYYTDFPGLLTRFSGKLDGYILCHPKDRSTNAAISLAGVMNAVAIPEDIEQTAIDAGLTRLLDVREKDESWVLANYGDLFSRTMASYQQSSDDRVNHLADYSTFTGAFQFWDDSATGTLADSVYKRMNKGATYFGWGAGEYETVEQLSLHSGVIHPSDWAPNMSTLTNIPPVRKTFRQKDPEKAFEVVPDVHTVCFVISDGDNVQWLLGSHDSPSSWNNPNRGRVNLGWTISPALAELAPIVYEKYVDNALTTPEGRNVLIAGPSGRGYHLPGRYPDADLEEECNLLNNYMKRADLRIVNIIDADDSDNDPSAYLKQDNIDALFYYSYGANYTGRQGEIDWYNGKPSIGGRYTLWGTLSSPRSLATQLNQASTDIYSEDGYSLIPVHVWSRGVDDVLDCIERLGPNVRVVAPDEFVWLVRKNLGGLPVGTGTGLRGEYYDGYHRDELKYTKTDGTVDFDWATGSPDEARLGTNRFSVKWSGKVQPLYNEEYTFYVYSDDGVKLTVNGQVLIDDYETQGAYTRSGTVTLNAGEKYNISLEYAEGNGDAFCHLEWESSSQMREIVPRGQLYSRPDVSEGPVTFYEHCGFKGFHAGLPIGEYKLADLELKGFGDNEIACLKIAKGYKVILYENDNFEGTSKTITSNRGCFGNWKDKVSSLKVVADGDTELEGTYSLKNINSGLFLDVRGGLGGVSDGVNIQLWHENNRANQKFNLKHLGNGIYTITAYHSAKCLDVEQSSTEDNANIRQRTNYEALNQQFIAVPVNDQYYKFISVLSGKVIAVEGERTAPEANVVQYTDSGQASAKWELISAPPVGNGDGLTGNYFNGMEFDSLVFSRIDPKIDFDWGEGAPGKGVDTDDYSVRWTGKIEPRYSGEYTFYITSDNGRRLWIDGRLVIDAWIDDWDVEYSGTITLKAGQQYDIKLEYFENYGGANCRLRWSGDAQPKEIIPRNQLYSDGQTVTVRAKEAAQYEGNAVLYPNPSSGELRLQFDSRKAEVTIYDMSGRRVMPVITVRSNESLDISKLKRGQYIIRYYINGTERTKHFIKE, encoded by the coding sequence ATGAAAAGAAAACTGCTTTACAGCCTCCTTGCCGGGATCTTATCCATCCTTTATGCAGGAGCACAGACCATACCCCGTGTAGAAGGCAGCCCCTATCCCTTTTCGGCAGTACCCGACCGTTTGTTCCTTACTTCGGAGAACTATTCCCCCTCTGAACGGATAGCCTTACAAACACTTATGGGCGTCATCGCCAGGGATAAGCCCGAAATTTTGCGGGATACCCATGGCCACCGGGAACTGGTGGAAAAGGCGGGGATAACGATAGACGATACCTACTATACCGATTTTCCCGGTTTACTGACCCGTTTCTCCGGCAAACTGGACGGCTACATTCTGTGTCACCCGAAAGACAGGTCCACCAATGCGGCCATTTCCCTGGCCGGGGTGATGAATGCCGTGGCCATTCCCGAAGATATAGAACAAACCGCCATAGACGCGGGATTAACACGTCTGCTCGATGTACGCGAAAAGGACGAATCGTGGGTACTCGCCAACTATGGCGACCTGTTCAGCCGTACGATGGCCTCCTATCAGCAGAGTTCTGACGACCGGGTCAACCATCTGGCGGACTACAGTACATTTACAGGGGCATTCCAGTTCTGGGATGATTCGGCCACGGGAACACTGGCCGACAGTGTATACAAGCGTATGAACAAGGGAGCCACTTACTTCGGCTGGGGAGCCGGAGAATACGAGACCGTGGAGCAACTGTCCCTGCATTCCGGGGTGATACACCCGTCAGACTGGGCCCCGAACATGTCGACATTGACCAATATCCCCCCGGTCAGGAAGACTTTCCGGCAAAAAGATCCCGAAAAGGCTTTTGAGGTGGTGCCGGATGTACATACGGTATGCTTTGTCATATCCGATGGCGATAACGTACAATGGCTTCTCGGTTCGCACGACAGTCCCTCAAGCTGGAATAATCCCAACCGGGGCCGGGTCAATTTGGGATGGACCATCTCTCCCGCACTCGCGGAACTGGCGCCCATAGTGTATGAGAAATATGTAGACAATGCACTTACCACACCCGAAGGCAGGAATGTCCTTATTGCAGGACCTTCCGGAAGAGGATATCATCTGCCCGGTCGTTATCCCGATGCCGATCTCGAGGAAGAATGCAATTTGCTGAACAACTACATGAAGCGGGCGGATCTGCGCATTGTAAACATCATCGATGCGGACGACAGTGACAATGATCCTTCCGCTTATCTCAAACAGGACAATATAGATGCCCTGTTCTATTACAGTTACGGAGCCAACTATACCGGGAGGCAGGGAGAAATAGACTGGTACAATGGGAAACCGTCCATAGGCGGAAGATACACCCTTTGGGGCACATTGTCCTCTCCCCGATCGCTGGCCACACAACTCAACCAGGCCTCTACCGATATTTATTCCGAAGACGGTTACAGCCTGATCCCCGTTCACGTATGGTCAAGAGGGGTGGATGATGTGCTGGATTGTATTGAACGCCTGGGCCCCAATGTACGGGTAGTGGCACCTGATGAGTTTGTATGGCTTGTACGAAAGAATCTCGGGGGATTGCCTGTTGGTACCGGAACCGGTCTCAGGGGTGAATATTATGACGGATATCACCGGGATGAGCTCAAATACACCAAGACTGACGGTACTGTCGATTTTGACTGGGCAACGGGCTCTCCCGATGAGGCCCGGCTCGGAACTAATCGCTTTTCGGTAAAATGGTCGGGGAAGGTACAGCCGCTTTACAATGAGGAGTATACCTTTTATGTCTATTCTGATGACGGGGTGAAACTCACGGTAAACGGGCAGGTACTTATCGACGACTATGAAACACAGGGTGCTTATACCCGGAGCGGTACCGTAACCCTGAATGCCGGGGAGAAATACAACATTTCACTGGAATATGCCGAAGGTAACGGCGATGCCTTTTGCCACCTGGAATGGGAAAGTAGCTCCCAGATGCGGGAAATTGTTCCAAGGGGACAACTCTATAGCCGACCGGATGTTTCCGAAGGCCCGGTAACATTTTATGAACATTGCGGTTTTAAAGGCTTTCATGCCGGCCTGCCCATAGGTGAATATAAGCTTGCCGACCTGGAGTTAAAGGGGTTCGGGGATAATGAAATAGCATGCCTTAAAATTGCCAAAGGCTATAAGGTCATACTATATGAAAACGACAATTTTGAAGGCACCTCCAAAACGATCACTTCAAACCGGGGCTGTTTCGGTAACTGGAAAGATAAGGTAAGCTCCCTTAAAGTGGTAGCCGATGGTGATACGGAACTGGAGGGGACCTATTCCCTGAAGAATATAAACAGTGGCTTATTCCTGGATGTAAGGGGAGGTCTGGGCGGAGTTTCCGATGGGGTGAATATACAGCTCTGGCACGAGAACAACCGGGCCAACCAGAAATTTAACCTCAAACATCTCGGAAACGGCATATATACCATAACCGCGTATCACAGTGCCAAATGCCTTGATGTGGAACAGTCGAGTACGGAAGATAATGCCAATATCCGGCAACGGACGAATTATGAAGCGTTGAACCAGCAGTTTATTGCTGTTCCCGTGAACGATCAGTATTACAAGTTCATTTCCGTACTCAGTGGTAAGGTCATCGCCGTAGAAGGAGAGCGTACGGCCCCGGAAGCCAATGTGGTACAATATACCGATAGCGGCCAGGCTTCCGCAAAATGGGAATTGATCTCCGCTCCCCCCGTAGGTAACGGCGACGGGCTCACAGGTAATTACTTCAACGGGATGGAATTCGATTCCCTTGTCTTTTCCAGGATAGATCCGAAGATCGATTTTGACTGGGGTGAAGGGGCACCCGGTAAAGGTGTGGATACGGATGATTATTCCGTGCGATGGACGGGAAAAATAGAACCGCGGTACTCGGGCGAATACACATTCTATATCACCAGCGATAACGGCAGAAGGCTCTGGATAGACGGCAGGCTTGTCATCGATGCCTGGATAGACGACTGGGATGTGGAATATTCGGGAACCATCACCCTGAAAGCCGGACAACAGTATGACATCAAACTGGAATATTTTGAAAATTACGGCGGAGCCAACTGCAGGCTCCGGTGGTCCGGTGATGCCCAGCCTAAGGAGATCATACCCCGGAACCAACTGTATTCCGACGGACAAACCGTTACCGTCCGGGCAAAAGAAGCAGCACAATACGAAGGTAATGCCGTGCTATACCCGAACCCTTCCTCCGGTGAATTGCGTTTGCAATTTGATTCCCGGAAAGCTGAAGTTACCATTTATGATATGTCAGGACGCAGGGTGATGCCTGTAATCACTGTCAGATCAAATGAGTCCTTAGATATTTCAAAACTGAAAAGAGGACAGTACATTATCCGGTATTACATCAACGGAACAGAAAGAACAAAGCACTTTATAAAGGAATAG
- a CDS encoding serine hydrolase domain-containing protein, whose translation MKNTRINTFGFYIAIPFLILFCTVNTSVAQERSQAFDTERLAQIDSFMNRHIMDKHIPGASALVIRNGRIVYNKAFGYADVESGKKMRTDDIFRIASQSKAITSLAVMMLWEEGKFLLDDPVAMYIPAYGNMKVLDIYNEKDTTYTTVPANRQITIRDLLRHTSGIAYPAVFSDKRMWAIYEKAGIPSGIGSGKATLKEKMELLATLPLQHQPGEAFTYGINTDLLGYLVELWSGQPFDLFLQNRVFDPLEMTDTYFYIPKEKQSRLVTLYESTADGLEKVDHPIYEGVDPLFPNRKGTYFSGGAGLSSTTADYARFLSLFLNKGVYKGKRLLSRKTVELMLTNQLTDKMRISPYPPQPEDFRFGLGFALETEKNDYLSPFSIGTFSWGGAFNTHYWADPEENLIGILFTQEYLSPYWRIGDEFETLTYQAIAE comes from the coding sequence ATGAAAAACACCCGAATAAATACCTTCGGATTTTATATAGCAATTCCCTTTCTTATCCTTTTTTGTACAGTAAATACATCTGTCGCACAGGAAAGAAGCCAGGCTTTTGATACCGAACGCCTGGCACAGATCGATTCTTTTATGAATCGTCATATCATGGACAAACACATTCCGGGAGCGTCGGCCCTTGTTATACGCAATGGCAGGATAGTCTACAATAAGGCTTTCGGTTATGCCGACGTGGAATCCGGAAAGAAAATGCGAACGGACGATATATTCCGGATCGCTTCGCAAAGCAAAGCCATTACCAGTTTGGCCGTAATGATGCTCTGGGAGGAGGGAAAATTTTTGCTGGACGACCCGGTTGCCATGTACATCCCGGCATACGGGAACATGAAAGTCCTGGATATTTATAACGAAAAGGATACGACTTACACTACCGTTCCGGCCAACAGGCAAATTACAATAAGGGACCTCTTACGGCATACTTCCGGGATTGCCTACCCTGCTGTTTTCAGTGATAAACGGATGTGGGCCATTTATGAAAAGGCGGGGATTCCCAGTGGTATCGGGTCGGGCAAAGCCACTTTAAAGGAAAAAATGGAATTGCTGGCCACGCTTCCGTTACAACATCAGCCCGGGGAAGCCTTTACTTACGGGATCAATACCGATCTGCTGGGGTATCTCGTTGAACTGTGGAGCGGACAACCTTTCGACCTGTTCCTGCAAAATAGGGTATTCGATCCGCTGGAAATGACCGACACCTATTTTTACATTCCGAAGGAAAAGCAATCCCGGCTGGTTACTTTATACGAAAGTACGGCTGACGGACTGGAAAAAGTAGATCACCCCATTTACGAAGGTGTCGATCCCCTGTTTCCCAATCGAAAAGGCACTTATTTCTCGGGAGGTGCGGGACTGAGTTCGACAACGGCAGATTATGCCAGATTCCTGTCCCTTTTCCTCAATAAGGGTGTTTACAAGGGCAAAAGGTTGCTTAGCCGGAAAACTGTAGAACTTATGCTCACCAATCAACTGACTGACAAAATGCGTATTTCCCCCTATCCGCCGCAACCGGAAGACTTCCGGTTCGGACTGGGCTTTGCACTGGAAACGGAAAAGAACGATTATCTTTCCCCTTTCAGTATCGGAACCTTCAGCTGGGGCGGTGCTTTTAACACACATTACTGGGCAGATCCTGAAGAAAACCTCATCGGGATTCTTTTCACACAGGAGTACCTCTCGCCCTACTGGCGCATAGGAGATGAATTTGAGACACTCACTTACCAGGCCATAGCGGAGTAA